A single window of Ictalurus furcatus strain D&B chromosome 3, Billie_1.0, whole genome shotgun sequence DNA harbors:
- the gng2 gene encoding guanine nucleotide-binding protein G(I)/G(S)/G(O) subunit gamma-2, with translation MASNNTASIAQARKLVEQLKMEANIDRIKVSKAAADLMSYCEAHAKEDPLLSPVPASENPFREKKFFCAIL, from the exons ATGGCTAGCAACAACACTGCCAGCATCGCCCAGGCGCGTAAACTGGTGGAACAGCTCAAGATGGAAGCTAACATTGACCGTATAAAg GTGTCTAAAGCAGCTGCAGACCTGATGTCATACTGCGAAGCTCACGCTAAGGAGGACCCTCTGCTGTCACCTGTGCCTGCTTCTGAGAATCCCTTCAGGGAGAAGAAGTTCTTCTGCGCCATCCTGTAA